TCCTGCTGGGCAGTCTGGCCCAGGTGCTTCCCCTGGTCTCGCTGGAGCCCGGCAAGGACTTTCAGGTTGTTTCGGTCAGCTTCGACGAGCACGACACGCCCCAGGTCGCGGCCAGGCGCAAGAATGATTTCATCACCGCCATGGGCGATCGCTTCCCGGCCCGGTACTGGACCTTCCTCACCGGCGACAAGGCCAACATCCGCAGGCTCACGGACGCCGTGGGCTTCGGTTTCCAGCGCGACGGCAAGGCCTTCAAGCATCCGGTGGTGCTGGTGGCGCTGTCGCCTTCGGGCAAGGTGGTGCGCTATCTCTACGGGGTGACCCCCCTGCCGTTCGACATCACCATGGCCGCCACGGAGGCCGCCCGCGAAACTGTTGGGCTTTCGGTGCGGCGGGCCATCGCCATGTGCTACACATATGACCCGCAAGGCCGCCAATACGTCTTCGACCTGATGAAGGTCTCAGGGGCGGGCATTTTGGCGGCAATGGCGCTTTTCGGGGTTTTCCTGTATTTCGGCGGCCGGAAGAAGAAGTAGCGCGAGTCTCCGCCCCCATGCGCGCGTCGTCGGGCGCGTGAGGGCGTCATTTGTTTTGGGGGGTTCATGGATCACGGCAACGTCGACGGCCTCGGCTTCCTCGCCAGCGCCCCGGGCAGAGGAGGGCTCCTCTCCTGGATAGGGAGCACGGATCACAAGCGCATCGGCCTGCTCTACATGGGCTGCATTGTGTTCATGTTCTTCTGCGGGTCAATCCTGGGCATGATCCTGCGCCTCAAGCTCATGACGCCGGGCAGCACCCTGGTGGGGCCGCAGACCTACAACGCCATGTTCACGCTCCACGGCGTGATCATGATCTTCCTGGTGGTCATCCCGAGCATCCCTGCCTCCTTGGGCAACATCCTGCTCCCTCTGCAGATCGGCGCGGAGGACGTGTCCTTTCCCAGGCTGAACCTGTTCTCCTGGTGGCTCTACGTGCTGGGCGCGGTGCTCGCGCTGGTCTCCATATTCACCGGCACGGGAGCGCCCGACACGGGCTGGACGTTCTACGTGCCTTTCAGCGAGCGGACCACCACCAACGTCTCCATGGCCGTGACCGCCGTGACCATCCTGGGCTTCTCCTCCATCCTCACGGGGCTGAACTTCGTCACGACTATTCACCGCCTGCGCGCTCCGGGCATGACCTGGACGCGCCTGCCGCTGTTCGTCTGGTCCTTGTACGCCACGGCCTGGATCCAGGTGCTGGCCACGCCGATCCTGGGCATCACCCTCGCGCTGGTGTTCGCCGAGCGAGTGCTGCACCTGGGCCTGTTCGACCCCGGGCGAGGCGGCGACCCGCTGCTCTACCAGCACCTGTTCTGGATCTATTCGCACCCGGCGGTCTACATCATGGTGCTGCCGGCCATGGGCGTGATCTCCGACATCATCCCGGTGTTCGCCCGCAAGAACATCTTCGGCTACAAGATGATCGCCTTCTCAAGCCTTGCCATCGCCTTCGCCGGTTCGCTGGTCTGGGCGCATCACATGTTCACCAGCGGCATGAGCGACACGGCGGTGCTGGTGTTCTCCTTCCTGACGTTCATCGTGGCCATCCCCTCGGCCATCAAGGTGTTCAACTGGGTCTCCACGCTCTACAAGGGCTCCATCAGCGTGGATCCCCCGCTGCTGTTCTCGCTGGGGTTCATCTTCATGTTCTCGGTGGGCGGCCTCACCGGGCTGGTTCAGGGCTCCGCGGGCACGGACATCCACGTGCATGACACCTATTTCATCGTGGGCCACTTCCATTACGTCATTTTCGGCGGGACGGGCCTGGGGCTTTTCGCGGCGCTGCACTTCTGGCTGCCCAAGATATTCGGCAGGATGTACGACAAGACGGTGGCCAAGCTCTCCTTCTGGATCATCCTGGCGGGCATGAACCTGCTGTACTTCCCCATGTTCATCCTCGGGCTGGAGGGCCTGCCCAGGCGGTATTACGACTACCTGCCCAAGTACGCCCACGGGCAGATGCTCTCGACGGTCGGCTCCTGGATACTGGCCGTGGGGCTGGTCATGATGTTCGCCAATCTGTACCGGGGCATCCGGCGCGGCCCCCTGGCCGGGGACAACCCCTGGGGCGCGGCCACGCTGGAGTGGACAACATCGTCCCCGCCGCCCGCTGACAATTTCGCTACGGAGCCCGTTGTGACGCGCGGCCCCTACGACTTCCGCGGAGTTGCGCGCCGTGACTGAGCACCGCGACTACGCCGGGGGCAAGCTCGGCATGTGGTTATTCCTGTTCACGGAGATACTGCTCTTCGGGGGGCTGTTCCTGCTCTACGCGGCCTACCTGCACCGCTATCCGGCGGACTTCAACGCCGGGGGCAAGCAGCTCGACGTGGTTCTCGGCGCGGCCAACACGGTGATACTCATCACCTCCAGCTTCACCGTCGCCGCCTCCATCACGGCCCTGCGGCTGGGGGAGACCACGCGCTGCCTGTGGCTGCTGGCCGCCACCGTGGCCCTGGCCCTGGGCTTCCTGGTGAACAAATTCTTCGAATGGAGCGCCAAGTTCGGCCACGGAATCTATCCCGGTTCAGAGCATCTGATGCGGTTGCCCCCCGGCGAGAACCTCTTCTTCGGGCTCTATTACGCCATGACCGGCCTGCACGGGCTGCACGTGCTCATCGGGGCCACGCTGCTTACCGTCACCGCGGCGCTGGTGCGCAGGGGCAGAGTGACACAGGGGAACTTCGGGCTGCTGGAAAACGCCGGGCTGTATTGGCATCTGGTGGACCTGGTCTGGATATTCCTGTTCCCCCTTTTCTACCTCATTGCCTAGGCAAAGGCGGCTCCCATGTCCGACGCACAAAACGATGCCGGGTCGCACCCGCTGAGCTACCGCTTCCTGGCGGGCATCTGGGCCGCGCTGCTGGCGCTCACGGCCCTGACCATATCCGTGGCCCGGGTCGATCTGGGCTTTTTCAATGTCGTGGTGGCGCTGGGCATCGCCAGCCTCAAATCGGCCCTGGTCATATTCTTCTTCATGCACCTCAAGTACGAGAACAGGACGATCAAAACCATGGTGCTGGTGGCGTTCGTGGTGCTGGCGATCTGCATCGGGCTCACGTTCTCCGACGTGGGCTTCAGGCGGTGAGGGGGCTATGAACCAGGCCTACGATGCGGTAGCCGGTGTGGACCGGACCTTCCTGATCATCTTCGTCACAGCGGCGGCGCTCCTGGTGATCGTCACGCTCACCATGATCTTCTTCGTGGTGCGCTACGACCGCAAGCGCAACCCCGTGCCCAGCGACATCGACGGCAACCTCTGGGCTGAAATCGCCTGGACGGTCATCCCCACGCTCATCGTGCTGGGGCTGTTCCACTACGGCTGGACCAGCTACCAGGGGCTGCGCACCGTGCCGCCGGACGCCATGGAGGTGTCCGTGACAGCCAGGATGTGGTCCTGGAACTTCGCCTACGAGGGGGGACGCCGCAGCGACGTGCTGGTTGTGCCCGTGGGCCGGGCCGTGAAGCTTAACGTAACCTCCAAGGACGTGATCCACGGCGTCTTTGTGCCCGCGTTCCGCATCAAGGTGGACGCCGTTCCCGGCATGACCACCCATGCCTGGTTCCGCGCGGACAAGCCCGGCGAGCACGACCTGTTCTGTTCGGTGTACTGCGGTCTCAAGCACGCGGATATGCACACCACGGTGCGCGCCGTTTCCGAAGAGGAATTCAAGAAGTGGCTGGAGGAGGTCCCGGCCGAGGGCGCACACCCGGGCAAGGCGCTGCTTGAGCGCTACGGCTGCCTGGGCTGTCACACCCTGGACGGAAGCGAGTCCGTAGGACCCACTCTCAAGGACATCGCCGGGAGCAAGGTGGTGCTGATCACGCCCAAGGGCGTGGAACGCACCGTCACGGTGGATGCCGCCTACCTGAAGGAGGCCATCGCCGGAAAGAAGGAGGCCACGATGAAGGGCTACGATCCGTTGATGCCCAGCTTCTCGGGCCAGATCCCGGACGCTGACATCGATCAGATGGTGGATTTCCTGCTCAAGGGCGAGAAGGCCGCGCTTCCGGACGGCAAGGCGGTCGCTGAAAGCCAGGGCTGCACGGGCTGCCACTCCACGGACGGCTCCGTCCTGGTCGGCCCGAGCTTCAAGGGGCTGATGGGCTCCGTGACCCGCGTGACCGTGGACGGTACCGAGAAGGACGAGGTCGTGAACAGGGCCTTCGTGCTGGAGGTGCTGTCCCATCCTGATAAGCACAGGGTCAAAGGCTTCGACCCGATCATGCCCGCCTACCCGCAACTGACCGAGCAGGAGAAGCAAGCGCTGCTTCTCTACCTGGAGTCGATGGGAACCGGCGGAGGGCAGGGGCATCAGGACCAGCACCCCCACGAGGGGCACAAGTGATTCGCGATCTTCCGGCCTTGGTCCGGCCGAGGCTGTGCTTCCTGGCCGTCGTGGCCGCTCTGGCGGGCTATGTCTGCTTCAAACCAGTTGCCGACTCAGGCCTGGCCTGCGCGCTTGCCGGCGCGCTGCTGCTGGCGGCGGGCAGCGGTGCGCTCAACCAACTCCAGGAGCGCGCCACGGACAGGCTCATGGCCCGCACGGCCTCCCGCCCGCTGGCCTCCGGCAGGCTCGGCGTGCCTCAAGCGCTGGTCTTCATTGTTACAAGTCTCTGCTTGTCCCTGGCCCTCCTTGCCCAAACCGATATCAGCGCCGTTGCGGTGTGGGCAGTGGTGCTGCTGGTCTACAACGGCCTGTACACGCCGCTCAAACGCCGGACACCCTTCGCCATCCTGGCCGGAGGCATCGCCGGAGCCATGCCGCCGCTGCTGGGCTGGTGCGCGGCCGGAGGCGAGCCTTCCGATTGCCGCGCGCTGGCGCTCTCAGGGATGCTTTACCTTTGGCAGGTCCCTCATTTCTGGATGCTGGTGCGGCGCCACGAGGGCGAATACAGGGCCGCCGGGCTGCCCGTCTTCGCAGGACGCCTCTGGGGCCGCTCCGGCTTCGTCGTCTCCATCTGGCTGGCGTGCTACGGGCTGAGCGTCCTGCTGCTGCCCGCTCTTGGCCTTGTCTCCACGCGCTGGCTCGGGTTCGTGCTGGTGGGGGTCGGGGCCAGCGTCATGTCTGTGGGCCTGCTCGGCGGCTTCCGTGGCCCCAGTGGATTCCAGGCCTTGAATGCCTCCCTGCTGTTTCTGCTTTGTACGCTTATCGTTGATGCAGCAAGCCGCGCCGTCTAGGCCATCCCCCGATAACAACTCCAATATTTTATTGTTGTTGCCTTTGCGCCGGGCGTAGAATAACACCTCCTGTATCGTTTGCTTAAAGTTCGACCTGTTCGACTTTTGCTTTTTGACGCATTTAAGAATTAATATGACATTATCCGAGCAGGAGGGGGGTATTGTGCGGAAAGGCTATCTCGCGTCCTTAGTGGTTCTGCTGGCTCTTCTTGTTCCCGGCTTGGTGTTCGCCGCAAACGGCTCCATCACGGGTCGGGTCGTCGACCCAGGGGACAACGGGATAACGGGCATGTCCGTGTGGGCGTTCCAGACCTCGGGCGGCGTTTGCAGCTCTTCGCCCATTCAAACCACGAATCCCGGCTCCGACGGTTCCTTCACTTTCAACAACATTCCCGAAGGCTCGAACATTTACGTCCAGGTTGGCAACCCTTCAGCTTCCAGCAACTACACCCCCTCCTGGTATAAGGCGAACCACAGCACGGCCTATGACGCCTACGACTGCCTGAATGCGACACCGATCACGGTTACGGCAGGGCAAACCACGAACATCGGCAACATCATCCTCCAGCCGGGCGGAACGGTAACCGGCAGCGTCATGGACGGCAGCACGCCGGTGGGTGGAAACTCCATTTTCGTCGGAAACATGTTCATGCCTTCCGGCACGGCCTGCAGCAGCCGTCAGGTCTATTCCAGCCAGGTCAAGTCAGACGGCACTTTCGCCATCCACGGGGTGCCTCTTGGCGCCAACTATTTCCGTTTTTCCAGTTATGATCCTTCCAAGCCGTACCCGACCTCCTATTGGGACGGTTCCAATGGATCTACTGCCTGCGCCAACGGCATCACCGTCAACGTCACCGCTGGCGACACCAACCAGTTGTTGAACTTCCACGTTGCCAGGGGCGTCACCATCTCAGGCAAGGTCACCAACTCAGGCGCCAACGTCCCGGGTATGTCGGTGTCCGCCTACTCCGGCACACCCTGCGGCAATTGGGTGTGGGTAGCCAGCGGATCGACAGACTCCAACGGCAACTACTCCATAGTCGCGCCCGCGGGCGGCACCTTCTTTATCCGCGCGGACAGCACCTACAACAAGCTGAACTACGTTCCCCTGTGGTGGGACGGCGCTTCCGGCTCCGCCAACTGCCAGAACGCCCAATCCATCGCCAACACCCAGCCCGGAGCGACCAACGCAAATGTCAACTTCGCCGTCTCGCCCGGAGCCATCATCAACGGCAAGCTCACCGACGGCAACTCCCAGGCCATCACTTCGGGCTACGTGAACGTCTACACCGGGAGCGCCTGCTCGGGGTACAGCTACCTGACCGCCACCAGTTCGCTTGATTCGCAGGGCAACTTCTCCCTGTACGGCGTGGCCCCCGGCAATGTGCTGTTGCGCTCAGGCGCTAACGGCAAGGTGTCCATGTGGTGGGACGGGACTCAGGGCAGCCCCATGTGCTCAAGCGCCCAACAGGTGGCCTTGAGCGGCGGGCAGACCTACAACGGGTTCAACTTCGTCATGCCCGCGGGAGGAAGCATCTCCGGCGTGGTGCGCGACACCAGCAACGCACCTGTTTCAGGGGTATGGGTGGTCGCCAGCTATGGCGTGAGCAACGGCAGCCTCGGAGCGGTCCAGACGAACGGCAGCGGGCAGTACACCATAAACAACCTCCCCGCCGGGAGCATCAATGTCACCGCCCAGGGGGCATCGTCGGGCCTGAACTTCGACACCCGCTGGTGGGAGGGCGCTGGCAGCGACGGCACCCTGTACTGGTTCCAGGCCAAGCCTGTGCCGGTGGTCATGTCCGGAAACACGGGCTCCATCGACTTCAAGCTCCATGCGACCGGCACCGTGAGCGGCACGGTCACGGACCACACGGGCGCCCCCCTGGCGAACGTGAACGTCTTCGCGCTCCTGGACCCGAACGGCAACTCCGTCGCCGCGTCCTCCACGGCCGCCAATGGCACATACACCCTCCGGGGCGTGCCGAACGGCTCCTACATCCACGCCAAGCCCGCAAGCTCAGGGTACAACAACGTCAACTCCTGGTGGACCGGCTCGGCCCTGACCAGCGATCCGGCCAAGGCCAGGCCCATCGCACTGGACGCCAACGCCAGCCAGACCATCAACTTCCAGTCGCCGCAGGGCGCGATCGTCACGGGCACGATCACCGACGCCTCCAATGCCCAGCCCGCCGCCGGAGTGCCCGTGCGCGTGGACGTCAAAGGCTCCAACGGCTTCTACACGGGATCAAGCACGACCACCGGCAGCGACGGAACCTTCACCATCAAGGGAATCCCGGCCACAACCAGCGGCCGCCTTGGCACTTCGACCTCGGGTCCCGGGTACTGCTTCTCCTGGTGGGACGGCGTGGGGGCGAACACCAACCCCAAAGCCTACAAGGCGCTCAGTCTTACCGCGGGAACCACCACTTCGGGCTTCAACCTGAGCCTGACCAAGGGCGCATCCATCAGCGGTACTGTCACGGACGGCACCGTCCCCTTGCAGAATGTGCAAATCATGGCTTTGGTCAATGGCCCGTGCGCCTACCCCGACCAGTACGTGAACGCGCGAACCGACTATTACGGCAAATACACCATCACCGGCATCCCGCCCAACACACCGGTGACGGTGCGTACTGACTCCTACCCCAGGCTGCAGTCCTTCGCGCCCAAGTGGCGCACCTCCAGTGGTGACACCACCGTGTGCTCCCAGGCCGCCAGTTTCTCGCTCGCCTCGGGAGCGCAGACGACCGGGGTCGACTTCACGCTCGCACCGGGCGGTTCGATCAGCGGCAAGATCACCAGCGCCGGATCGGCCGTGCCCGGCATGATCGTGTCCGCCTCCTCCGACGCTGCCTGCTCTGGCTCCTTCCTGCAGAACGGGATGACCGATTGGGATGGCAACTACACCATCTACGGCCTGCCGCTCTCGTCCAACATCTATGTGGGCAGCAGGGCCAAGGGCATGCAATACGGCGACAAGTACTGGGACGGCGCCGCCGGCGGCAGCTGCGCCAGCGCGCAGCCCGTGGTCATCAACCCGGGCCAGCCCGCCGTCACCGGAATCAATCTGGTTCTGCTCAAGATCAGCACCCTGATGGGCGCGCTCATGCAGCTCTTGACCAACTGATCCCGCGCCTCGGCTAACCGACGGGAGAACCAGCCCCCCGGACGTAGTCCGGGGGGCTTTTTGTTGTAACTCACCCTGGGAAGGCTGAGCTGTGGTACGCGTGCCCACTCCTGTTGACTCGCAACTCACAGTTGTTCTAGCATATGTCAAATCTGACATAAGGAGTTGCCCATGCGCTGTTTCCTCGCATTGCTCGCGATCTTCGTATCAGCCCCCGTTTTGACCTACGCCCAGGAGTCTCCCAAAGTCACAGAGACGTACGGTTCCGGCCCCAAGGTGTTCAGCCTGGCCACTGGCAGCCCCGGTGAACTGGGCCTGTTGAAGCAGTTGGGGGAGGCTTTCGCCCGAAAAGCGGGGGCGAGCATGGAGTGGTACAAGGCCGGGACGGGCCAATCCCTGGATATGCTCAAGGCCAGAAAGGTGGACATGGTCATGGTGCACGCCCCGGCCAAGGTGGATCAGGCCGTGAAGGAAGGGTGGGGCGTCAAGAAGACCCTCATCGGCTCCAACGAGTTTTTCATTGTCGGTCCGGCATCAGACCCCTCGGGCATCGCCATGGCCAAGACCGGGGTTCAGGCCTATCAGGACGCTGCCAAGGGCAAGGCCCCGTTCTTCTCGCGCGGGGACAACTCCGGCACCCACCAGAAGGAGATGGCGATCTGGAAGGCGGCCGGAATCGAACCATCCGGCCCCTGGTACATCGTGACCAAGGATTTCATGACCGCCACGCTCAAGCGCGCCGAGAATGAGCAGGGCTATTTCATGACCGATTCCAGCACCTGGGTGGCGGAGAAAACGAACACGCCAAAGCTCAAGGTGCTTTTCTCGGGCGACAAAATGCTGGTGAACACCTACCACGCCCTGGGCCAGCCCAAGGGCGCCACCCCCGGAGCCGAAACCGCCGCGGCCTTCATCGACTTCGTGGCCTCGGATGAGGGGCAGAACATCATCCGCGCTTACGGCAAGGACAAGTACGGAGAATCACTCTACAACGACGCGGCCTACGCCAAGAAATACGACGACTGACGCCTTGACCGCCGCCGATCAATTCCCGGGCGGGCCGTTGCAAGTTGGCGCAGCGGTCCGCCCGGCCGTATTTGAGACCATCAGCGCGCATGCACGCTCCAGAATACTCCCAAGCTGGCCTGATTGCTGAGGGTGGGCGCCCCACTGCTTGACAATGAGGCTGGAACGGCACACGCAGGCCCATCAAAGCAACCAGAAGCGGATTGTGGAGCAGCACTGTGAACGGAACGGAACGCAAGAACATCTTCCCAGGGTGCCGGGTGCTGATCATCCTCAAACAGGACCAGCGCACCGGCAAAACCACGGAGGGGGTCGTGAAGGATCTACTGACCAAGGCTCCCCACCATTCCCGGGGCATCAAGGTCCGGCTGACCAGCGGCGCGGTCGGAAGGGTGGCCAAGGTGCTTGGCGGACCGGCATAGAAACCGAAGGATTACCCGATGCACATCTACGTCGACGCCGACGCACTGCCCAATCCGATCAAGGAGATACTGTTCCGCGCGGCCATCCGCCTGCGGACGGGCCTGACCCTGGTGGCCAACAAGACGCTCCAGGTGCCGGCCTCGGAGCACATCGCCGCCATCCGCGTGGGTCAGGGCTTCGACGTGGTGGACGCGGCCATCGTGGAACGCGTCCAGCCCGGCGACCTGGTGATCACGGCGGACATCCCGCTGGCCGCGCTGGTTATCGAGCGGGACGCCCACGCCCTGAGCCCCCGAGGGGAATTGTTCTCCAAGGAGAACATCCAGGGACGCCTGGCCATGCGCAACCTGCTCTGCGAATTGCGCGACGGCGGAGTGATGACTGGCGGGCCTCCGCCCCTCAGCAACCGCGACCGTGAAGCCTTCGCCAACGCCCTGGACATCTTCATGACGAGGCAGTCTGCGGCCAAGCGGGGGTAGGCCGGCACGGCAGCCCCTTTCCAGCTCCAGGAAAATAGCCGCCAGCGGCTCCAGCAGGCCTAAAAAGCAGCGGACCGGCAGATTCCCGCCGGTCCGATCGGAACCGAGGTGCGTCGTGAACCGGTCAGCCCGCGCTGACCATCCCGATCCACTTCCAGTAGGTCAGCACCATGACGCTCATGAATACAACCGCCAGCAGGCTGATCACGACGCCGGTCTTCTGAAGCTCCCCGGCGGTGATATGCCCGGTGCCCATGGCCACGGCGTTGGGCATGTTGCTCACCGGCAGGATGTACTGGTGGGGCATGTTCAGGCCCAGGATCAGGGCGAACGTCATGGGGTCCGCCCCGATGGCGGTGGCGTGGGCGATGATGATGGGGGTCAGCGCCGTTGTCTTGGGTCCGCCCCCGGTGAAGAAAAGCTGCAGGCCGGTGATGATCCAGAGCAGGATGATCAACTGCGTGGCCTGCGGCATTTGAGCGATGGGAGAGAGCATCACCCCGGCCAGCCACTTGGCCGCCCCGGAGCTGACGAGCGCCGCGCCAAGCGAGAGGCCCGCCCCGTACACGATGAACACGTTCCAGGGCACCCGCCTCTGGGCCTCGCTCCATGTCATGACGCCGAACCTGGGCCACAACACCAGGATGACGGCCACCATGCCCACGACCACCACGTTGATCTTATGGATCGAATCGGTGGCCCACAGCAACAGGATGAAGCAGAACACCACCAGCGTGTAGATTTCCTTGCCCTTGATCCTGCCCAGGGCCTCGAGCTCGCGGCGGATGTAGCTGTGGCCCTCGCCCAGGCTCTTCACTTCAGGCTTCCACATGGCGGCGATCACGACGACCGAGAGAACGGCCAGGCTGAAGGCCGGCGGCGCGGCGGCCCTGAACCAGTCCGACCAGGAGATGGCCTTCTTGGTGGCCGATTCAATGAGCCCCACCGTCACGGGGTTGCCCACGTGGGCGGTGAGCACGCCGATGCTCATGATGGTGCCGCTCATGGCCACGATGAAGATCAACGCCTTGACGATGTTGCTCTGGCCCTCCTTCGCGTTGAAGGCCATGCCGATGCCCATGACGATGGGCAGCATGAGCAGCGTCCGGGCCGTGATGGAGGGCACCAGGAAGGTGAGCACCAGCATGACCGAGGCCACGGCCCAGTATATCCTGATGGGCGAGCCGCCGGCCAGATTCACGAGGAACAGTGCGATCCGCTTGGAGAGCCCCGATTTCTCCATCCCGGCGGCCATGACGAAGCCGATGACTATCAGCCAGAGGGCGGTGTTGGAGTAACCGGCGAAAGCGTTGGCCACGGTGGTCGCGTTCAGCGCGGCCAGCAGGAAGACGATCAGGAAGCCGCTGGTGGCGTCGTCGACTGCCTGGGTCATCCAGACCACGATGGCGAACACGGCCACCGCCAGGGAGGCCTTGCCCGCTGGCG
This genomic stretch from Fundidesulfovibrio soli harbors:
- a CDS encoding SCO family protein, coding for MYSGLTTPGPRGLAGRAGLPFLAAVLLLAGLMLSARPSPAHQDEAADHQHDGGGAALPSAVGVQEKLGQTIPDDIVMRDETGREVNVKELLKTPTILVPVYYSCPNDCNLLLGSLAQVLPLVSLEPGKDFQVVSVSFDEHDTPQVAARRKNDFITAMGDRFPARYWTFLTGDKANIRRLTDAVGFGFQRDGKAFKHPVVLVALSPSGKVVRYLYGVTPLPFDITMAATEAARETVGLSVRRAIAMCYTYDPQGRQYVFDLMKVSGAGILAAMALFGVFLYFGGRKKK
- the ctaD gene encoding cytochrome c oxidase subunit I, translated to MDHGNVDGLGFLASAPGRGGLLSWIGSTDHKRIGLLYMGCIVFMFFCGSILGMILRLKLMTPGSTLVGPQTYNAMFTLHGVIMIFLVVIPSIPASLGNILLPLQIGAEDVSFPRLNLFSWWLYVLGAVLALVSIFTGTGAPDTGWTFYVPFSERTTTNVSMAVTAVTILGFSSILTGLNFVTTIHRLRAPGMTWTRLPLFVWSLYATAWIQVLATPILGITLALVFAERVLHLGLFDPGRGGDPLLYQHLFWIYSHPAVYIMVLPAMGVISDIIPVFARKNIFGYKMIAFSSLAIAFAGSLVWAHHMFTSGMSDTAVLVFSFLTFIVAIPSAIKVFNWVSTLYKGSISVDPPLLFSLGFIFMFSVGGLTGLVQGSAGTDIHVHDTYFIVGHFHYVIFGGTGLGLFAALHFWLPKIFGRMYDKTVAKLSFWIILAGMNLLYFPMFILGLEGLPRRYYDYLPKYAHGQMLSTVGSWILAVGLVMMFANLYRGIRRGPLAGDNPWGAATLEWTTSSPPPADNFATEPVVTRGPYDFRGVARRD
- a CDS encoding cytochrome c oxidase subunit 3 family protein gives rise to the protein MTEHRDYAGGKLGMWLFLFTEILLFGGLFLLYAAYLHRYPADFNAGGKQLDVVLGAANTVILITSSFTVAASITALRLGETTRCLWLLAATVALALGFLVNKFFEWSAKFGHGIYPGSEHLMRLPPGENLFFGLYYAMTGLHGLHVLIGATLLTVTAALVRRGRVTQGNFGLLENAGLYWHLVDLVWIFLFPLFYLIA
- a CDS encoding cytochrome C oxidase subunit IV family protein, with product MSDAQNDAGSHPLSYRFLAGIWAALLALTALTISVARVDLGFFNVVVALGIASLKSALVIFFFMHLKYENRTIKTMVLVAFVVLAICIGLTFSDVGFRR
- the coxB gene encoding cytochrome c oxidase subunit II, with product MNQAYDAVAGVDRTFLIIFVTAAALLVIVTLTMIFFVVRYDRKRNPVPSDIDGNLWAEIAWTVIPTLIVLGLFHYGWTSYQGLRTVPPDAMEVSVTARMWSWNFAYEGGRRSDVLVVPVGRAVKLNVTSKDVIHGVFVPAFRIKVDAVPGMTTHAWFRADKPGEHDLFCSVYCGLKHADMHTTVRAVSEEEFKKWLEEVPAEGAHPGKALLERYGCLGCHTLDGSESVGPTLKDIAGSKVVLITPKGVERTVTVDAAYLKEAIAGKKEATMKGYDPLMPSFSGQIPDADIDQMVDFLLKGEKAALPDGKAVAESQGCTGCHSTDGSVLVGPSFKGLMGSVTRVTVDGTEKDEVVNRAFVLEVLSHPDKHRVKGFDPIMPAYPQLTEQEKQALLLYLESMGTGGGQGHQDQHPHEGHK
- a CDS encoding UbiA family prenyltransferase, yielding MIRDLPALVRPRLCFLAVVAALAGYVCFKPVADSGLACALAGALLLAAGSGALNQLQERATDRLMARTASRPLASGRLGVPQALVFIVTSLCLSLALLAQTDISAVAVWAVVLLVYNGLYTPLKRRTPFAILAGGIAGAMPPLLGWCAAGGEPSDCRALALSGMLYLWQVPHFWMLVRRHEGEYRAAGLPVFAGRLWGRSGFVVSIWLACYGLSVLLLPALGLVSTRWLGFVLVGVGASVMSVGLLGGFRGPSGFQALNASLLFLLCTLIVDAASRAV
- a CDS encoding MSCRAMM family protein; translated protein: MSVWAFQTSGGVCSSSPIQTTNPGSDGSFTFNNIPEGSNIYVQVGNPSASSNYTPSWYKANHSTAYDAYDCLNATPITVTAGQTTNIGNIILQPGGTVTGSVMDGSTPVGGNSIFVGNMFMPSGTACSSRQVYSSQVKSDGTFAIHGVPLGANYFRFSSYDPSKPYPTSYWDGSNGSTACANGITVNVTAGDTNQLLNFHVARGVTISGKVTNSGANVPGMSVSAYSGTPCGNWVWVASGSTDSNGNYSIVAPAGGTFFIRADSTYNKLNYVPLWWDGASGSANCQNAQSIANTQPGATNANVNFAVSPGAIINGKLTDGNSQAITSGYVNVYTGSACSGYSYLTATSSLDSQGNFSLYGVAPGNVLLRSGANGKVSMWWDGTQGSPMCSSAQQVALSGGQTYNGFNFVMPAGGSISGVVRDTSNAPVSGVWVVASYGVSNGSLGAVQTNGSGQYTINNLPAGSINVTAQGASSGLNFDTRWWEGAGSDGTLYWFQAKPVPVVMSGNTGSIDFKLHATGTVSGTVTDHTGAPLANVNVFALLDPNGNSVAASSTAANGTYTLRGVPNGSYIHAKPASSGYNNVNSWWTGSALTSDPAKARPIALDANASQTINFQSPQGAIVTGTITDASNAQPAAGVPVRVDVKGSNGFYTGSSTTTGSDGTFTIKGIPATTSGRLGTSTSGPGYCFSWWDGVGANTNPKAYKALSLTAGTTTSGFNLSLTKGASISGTVTDGTVPLQNVQIMALVNGPCAYPDQYVNARTDYYGKYTITGIPPNTPVTVRTDSYPRLQSFAPKWRTSSGDTTVCSQAASFSLASGAQTTGVDFTLAPGGSISGKITSAGSAVPGMIVSASSDAACSGSFLQNGMTDWDGNYTIYGLPLSSNIYVGSRAKGMQYGDKYWDGAAGGSCASAQPVVINPGQPAVTGINLVLLKISTLMGALMQLLTN
- a CDS encoding substrate-binding domain-containing protein, which encodes MRCFLALLAIFVSAPVLTYAQESPKVTETYGSGPKVFSLATGSPGELGLLKQLGEAFARKAGASMEWYKAGTGQSLDMLKARKVDMVMVHAPAKVDQAVKEGWGVKKTLIGSNEFFIVGPASDPSGIAMAKTGVQAYQDAAKGKAPFFSRGDNSGTHQKEMAIWKAAGIEPSGPWYIVTKDFMTATLKRAENEQGYFMTDSSTWVAEKTNTPKLKVLFSGDKMLVNTYHALGQPKGATPGAETAAAFIDFVASDEGQNIIRAYGKDKYGESLYNDAAYAKKYDD
- a CDS encoding YwbE family protein, whose protein sequence is MNGTERKNIFPGCRVLIILKQDQRTGKTTEGVVKDLLTKAPHHSRGIKVRLTSGAVGRVAKVLGGPA
- a CDS encoding YaiI/YqxD family protein, which encodes MHIYVDADALPNPIKEILFRAAIRLRTGLTLVANKTLQVPASEHIAAIRVGQGFDVVDAAIVERVQPGDLVITADIPLAALVIERDAHALSPRGELFSKENIQGRLAMRNLLCELRDGGVMTGGPPPLSNRDREAFANALDIFMTRQSAAKRG